From a region of the Streptomyces sp. NBC_00193 genome:
- a CDS encoding DUF4192 domain-containing protein, whose product MTNNNHDAARIPSDPSSTGTSGGVDASRITLRSPAELADALPYMLGFHPSDSLVMVAVHGEAGRFGGRLRVGIPAVPDEWEDTARQVADCLIRGSVRRGSRPDGIIVFLCQDPQRGDSAQRVMTRLRPLAQRIRLACGALDVPVLEALCLSAGRYWSYCCPDGRCCPAEGTALAAPGTSVMAAAATFAGLRVRGSLREIERRLTPLRGTLADEMEGALDRAAVALVPKILDGATREEVGAETVLLARALIQRMTLAPPSEGGPGADARDDGLLGHDEAASLILGLQDREIRDIAAEWMEGEEAAPALRLWRALARRCVGAYGEHAAAPLTLAGWVSWSTGDEPTARIALGLALRADESYRFAQLLHHACNEGIDPEGLRECLREERRRREPRRGRLPAGPRRAGSATRPPGRPGRTGRTIGRRESGSTAGSEQ is encoded by the coding sequence ATGACGAACAACAACCACGATGCGGCACGCATCCCGTCCGATCCCTCGTCCACCGGCACGTCCGGAGGCGTCGATGCATCCCGGATCACCCTGCGCAGTCCGGCCGAACTGGCCGATGCGCTGCCCTACATGCTCGGCTTCCATCCGAGCGACTCCCTCGTCATGGTCGCCGTCCACGGGGAGGCCGGCCGCTTCGGCGGCCGGCTCCGGGTGGGCATTCCCGCGGTCCCCGACGAGTGGGAGGACACCGCCCGGCAGGTCGCCGACTGTCTGATCCGCGGCAGCGTGCGGCGCGGGTCCCGGCCCGACGGCATCATCGTCTTCCTCTGCCAGGACCCGCAGCGCGGCGACAGCGCGCAGCGGGTGATGACCAGGCTGCGCCCGCTCGCGCAGCGGATCCGGCTGGCCTGCGGAGCCCTGGACGTGCCCGTGCTGGAGGCCCTGTGCCTCTCCGCCGGGCGGTACTGGTCCTACTGCTGCCCGGACGGGCGGTGCTGCCCCGCCGAGGGCACCGCGCTGGCCGCGCCGGGCACCTCGGTGATGGCGGCCGCGGCCACTTTCGCGGGACTCCGGGTACGGGGCTCCCTCCGGGAGATCGAGCGCAGGCTGACACCGCTGCGCGGGACGCTGGCCGACGAGATGGAAGGGGCCCTGGACCGGGCGGCCGTCGCGCTGGTGCCGAAGATCCTCGACGGGGCCACCCGGGAGGAGGTGGGGGCCGAGACCGTCCTGCTCGCCCGCGCGCTGATCCAGCGCATGACCCTGGCGCCGCCGTCCGAAGGCGGCCCCGGAGCCGATGCCCGGGACGACGGGCTACTGGGCCACGACGAGGCCGCCTCGTTGATCCTCGGGCTCCAGGACCGCGAGATCCGCGACATCGCCGCCGAGTGGATGGAGGGCGAGGAGGCGGCCCCCGCCCTGCGGCTCTGGCGCGCCCTGGCCCGGCGCTGCGTCGGGGCCTACGGGGAGCACGCGGCGGCTCCCCTCACCCTGGCGGGCTGGGTCTCCTGGTCCACGGGGGATGAGCCGACGGCCAGGATCGCCCTGGGGCTGGCCCTGCGGGCGGACGAGAGCTATCGCTTCGCGCAGCTGCTGCACCATGCGTGCAACGAGGGGATCGACCCGGAGGGGCTGCGGGAGTGCCTGCGGGAGGAGCGGCGGCGCCGGGAACCGCGCCGCGGGCGCCTGCCCGCAGGACCCCGGCGGGCGGGCTCCGCCACCAGGCCGCCCGGCCGCCCGGGCAGGACGGGCAGGACGATCGGCCGCCGCGAGTCCGGCAGCACCGCGGGGAGCGAGCAGTGA
- a CDS encoding phosphomevalonate kinase encodes MTGTRTVTRHAPGKLFIVGEYAVVQPGHPAILAAVDRQVSVTASAAHSGGADVVIDSDLCPGEARLRRGDGGLAALGADDEQRVRDGLTHVVSAIETVEGLMAEQGLSAPPVHLSISSRLHHEGTKLGLGSSGAVTVASVSAVAAYYGMELSHEDRFRLAMLATARLDARSSGGDLAASVWGGWIEYRAPDRAAVLDLVQRRGIEESLRTPWPGFGIRRLPSPRGLAVEVGWTGRPASTASLVGSLGRRAWQGSASQRSFLERSDTCVRASVDALERGDGPELLRQVRGARRMLAELDEEVRLGIFTPTLTALCDAAETAGGAGKPSGAGGGDCGIALLDATAEDATVHEQIAHLRKGWAAAGVLPVPIHLQSTKGSAA; translated from the coding sequence GTGACCGGTACGAGAACGGTGACCCGGCACGCGCCGGGCAAGCTGTTCATCGTCGGCGAGTACGCGGTGGTGCAGCCGGGCCACCCGGCGATCCTCGCAGCCGTCGACCGGCAGGTCTCCGTCACCGCATCGGCGGCCCACAGCGGCGGTGCCGACGTAGTGATCGATTCCGACCTCTGCCCGGGAGAGGCGCGACTGCGCCGGGGTGACGGCGGGCTCGCCGCACTCGGCGCGGACGACGAACAACGGGTGCGGGACGGCCTCACCCACGTGGTGTCGGCGATCGAAACGGTCGAGGGGCTGATGGCCGAGCAGGGCCTGTCCGCACCTCCCGTCCACCTCTCGATCAGCAGTCGCCTGCACCACGAGGGAACCAAGCTCGGCCTGGGATCGAGCGGCGCGGTGACGGTCGCCTCGGTGTCCGCCGTAGCCGCGTACTACGGCATGGAGCTGTCGCACGAGGACCGGTTCCGGCTCGCGATGCTCGCGACGGCGCGGCTCGACGCCCGTTCCTCCGGCGGCGATCTCGCCGCGAGCGTCTGGGGCGGATGGATCGAGTACCGGGCGCCCGATCGGGCCGCCGTACTCGACCTCGTGCAGCGCCGGGGCATCGAGGAGTCGCTCCGTACGCCGTGGCCGGGGTTCGGGATACGACGGCTGCCGTCGCCCCGTGGGCTGGCGGTCGAAGTGGGCTGGACCGGCCGGCCGGCCAGCACCGCCTCCCTGGTCGGGAGCCTCGGACGGCGCGCGTGGCAGGGCAGCGCGTCCCAACGGAGCTTCCTGGAACGCAGCGACACGTGTGTGCGCGCCTCGGTCGACGCACTCGAACGGGGCGACGGCCCCGAGCTGCTCCGGCAGGTCAGGGGCGCCCGCCGGATGCTCGCCGAACTGGACGAAGAGGTCCGGCTCGGAATCTTCACCCCCACGCTGACCGCGCTGTGCGACGCCGCCGAGACCGCCGGCGGGGCGGGGAAACCGTCGGGCGCCGGAGGCGGCGACTGTGGCATCGCGCTGCTGGACGCCACGGCGGAAGACGCCACGGTGCACGAGCAGATCGCGCACCTGCGGAAGGGATGGGCCGCCGCAGGGGTGCTCCCCGTGCCGATCCATCTCCAGTCGACGAAAGGGAGCGCAGCATGA
- a CDS encoding hydroxymethylglutaryl-CoA reductase, whose product MNDTHAVAGVPLKWVGPLRISGNVANVETEVPLATYESPLWPSVNRGAKISRLVEQGIVATLIDERMTRSVLVTAQDAQTAYLAALEVDARFDELRAVVRTCGRFVELIGFRHEIVANLLFLRFEFSTGDASGHNMATLAADALLKHILGAIPGIEYGSISANYCTDKKATAINGILGRGKNVVTELLVPREIVRDVLHTSAGAIAELNVRKNLIGTLLAGGIRSANAHYANMLLGFYLATGQDAANIVEGSQGVTVAEDRDGDLYFSCTLPNLIVGTVGNGKGLDFVEENLTRLGCREEREPGENARRLAVMIAATVLCGELSLMAAQTNPGELMRAHVALERTPSTTSTTKIGR is encoded by the coding sequence ATGAACGACACGCACGCGGTCGCAGGCGTTCCCCTGAAGTGGGTAGGCCCCCTCAGGATTTCGGGGAACGTGGCGAACGTCGAGACGGAGGTCCCGCTCGCCACGTACGAGTCGCCCCTGTGGCCCTCCGTCAACCGCGGGGCGAAGATCTCCAGGCTGGTCGAGCAGGGCATCGTCGCCACCCTCATCGACGAGCGGATGACGCGCTCGGTGCTCGTCACGGCCCAGGACGCGCAGACCGCGTACCTGGCGGCGCTCGAGGTCGACGCCCGGTTCGACGAGCTGCGCGCCGTCGTCCGCACCTGCGGCCGCTTCGTCGAACTGATCGGGTTCCGCCACGAGATCGTGGCCAACCTGCTCTTCCTGCGGTTCGAGTTCAGCACCGGCGACGCCTCCGGGCACAACATGGCCACGCTGGCCGCGGACGCGCTCCTGAAGCACATCCTCGGTGCCATTCCGGGGATCGAGTACGGCTCGATCTCCGCGAACTACTGCACCGACAAGAAGGCCACCGCCATCAACGGCATCCTCGGCCGGGGCAAGAACGTGGTCACCGAGCTGCTCGTGCCGCGCGAGATCGTCCGCGACGTGCTGCACACCTCGGCCGGCGCGATAGCCGAGCTGAACGTGCGCAAGAACCTGATCGGCACCCTGCTCGCCGGCGGAATCCGCTCGGCCAACGCCCACTACGCGAACATGCTGCTCGGGTTCTACCTGGCGACGGGCCAGGACGCGGCCAACATCGTCGAAGGCTCCCAGGGCGTGACCGTGGCCGAGGACCGGGACGGCGACCTGTACTTCTCCTGCACCCTGCCGAACCTGATCGTCGGAACGGTCGGCAACGGAAAGGGACTCGACTTCGTCGAGGAGAACCTGACGCGCCTGGGCTGCCGCGAAGAGCGCGAGCCCGGGGAGAACGCACGGCGACTCGCGGTCATGATCGCGGCGACGGTGCTGTGCGGCGAGCTCTCCCTCATGGCCGCGCAGACCAACCCGGGCGAACTCATGCGGGCGCACGTCGCACTGGAGCGCACGCCCTCGACGACATCGACCACGAAGATCGGACGGTAG
- the fni gene encoding type 2 isopentenyl-diphosphate Delta-isomerase yields MIAERKDDHVRFAAEQQRHLGGYNQFDEVSFVHHALAGIDRSDASLVTRFGGMEWKVPLYINAMTGGSARTGAINRDLAIAARETGVPIATGSMSAYFADESVADTFGVLRRENPDGFVMANINANASVEKARRAVDLLQADALQIHLNVIQETVMPEGDRSFSSWGPQIEKIADGVGPDVPVIVKEVGFGLSRETISALSDMGVRVADVAGRGGTDFARIENDRRKHADYGYLNGWGQSAPACLLDSQHAAIPVLASGGVRNPLDVVRGLALGAAAVGVSGGFLRTVLDGGPSALITRITTWLDQVEALMTALGARTPADLSRCDVLVHGDLRAFCADRGIDTRRLATRSRSRSHTHSHDTAHETVGEIR; encoded by the coding sequence ATGATCGCTGAGCGCAAGGACGACCACGTGCGGTTCGCCGCCGAGCAACAACGCCACCTGGGCGGCTACAACCAGTTCGACGAGGTGTCCTTCGTCCACCACGCCCTGGCCGGCATCGACCGCTCCGACGCGTCGCTGGTCACGCGGTTCGGCGGCATGGAATGGAAGGTGCCGCTGTACATCAACGCGATGACCGGCGGCAGCGCGAGGACCGGCGCCATCAACCGGGACCTGGCGATCGCCGCCCGCGAGACCGGAGTGCCCATCGCGACCGGCTCCATGAGCGCCTACTTCGCCGACGAGTCCGTGGCCGACACCTTCGGCGTGCTGCGCCGCGAGAACCCGGACGGGTTCGTCATGGCGAACATCAACGCCAACGCCTCCGTGGAGAAGGCGCGGCGGGCCGTGGACCTGTTGCAGGCGGACGCCCTGCAGATCCACCTCAACGTCATCCAGGAAACGGTCATGCCGGAGGGCGACCGCTCCTTCTCCTCCTGGGGGCCGCAGATCGAGAAGATCGCGGACGGAGTCGGCCCCGACGTCCCGGTGATCGTGAAGGAAGTCGGCTTCGGACTGAGCCGCGAAACCATCTCGGCCCTGAGCGACATGGGCGTGCGCGTGGCCGACGTCGCCGGCCGCGGCGGCACGGACTTCGCGCGCATCGAGAACGACCGGCGCAAGCACGCCGACTACGGCTACCTCAACGGCTGGGGCCAATCAGCCCCCGCCTGCCTGCTGGACTCCCAGCACGCCGCCATCCCGGTACTGGCGTCCGGCGGCGTCCGCAACCCGCTCGACGTGGTGCGCGGACTGGCGCTCGGCGCCGCCGCCGTGGGCGTGTCCGGAGGATTCCTGCGGACCGTCCTCGACGGCGGCCCGTCCGCCCTGATCACGCGGATCACCACCTGGCTCGACCAGGTGGAAGCACTGATGACCGCGCTGGGCGCGCGCACCCCGGCCGATCTGAGCCGGTGCGACGTACTCGTCCACGGCGACCTGCGCGCCTTCTGCGCCGACCGGGGGATCGACACCCGCCGGCTGGCCACCCGCTCCCGCTCCCGCTCCCACACCCACTCCCACGACACCGCTCACGAAACGGTTGGAGAGATCCGATGA
- a CDS encoding NUDIX domain-containing protein produces the protein MSPYDPSAFPPFAVTVDLVVLTVRRHALCALVIRRGEQPFQGRWALPGGFVRGDEDLSAAAARELSEETGLCAHDPAAPDVGNGAHLEQLATYGDPKRDPRMRVVSVAHLVLAPDLPAPRAGGDANSARWAPVDELLSTDGQTGAGLAFDHEQILADGVERARSKIEYSSLATAFCPPEFTVGELRRVYEAVWGVALDPRNFHRKVTGTPGFLVPAGGTTTRQGGRPAQLFRAGGATLLNPPMLRPEV, from the coding sequence ATGTCGCCCTACGACCCGTCGGCCTTTCCGCCCTTCGCCGTCACCGTCGACCTGGTCGTGCTCACCGTGCGGCGCCATGCGCTCTGCGCGCTGGTCATCCGACGGGGTGAGCAGCCGTTCCAGGGACGCTGGGCGCTGCCCGGCGGCTTCGTCCGCGGGGACGAGGACCTGTCGGCGGCCGCGGCCCGTGAACTGTCCGAGGAGACCGGCCTCTGCGCCCACGACCCGGCCGCTCCGGACGTGGGCAACGGGGCACACCTCGAACAGCTGGCGACCTACGGTGATCCGAAGCGGGATCCGCGCATGCGCGTGGTCAGCGTCGCGCATCTGGTGCTGGCTCCGGACCTGCCCGCCCCGCGGGCCGGCGGCGATGCCAACAGCGCGCGCTGGGCTCCCGTCGACGAGCTCCTGTCCACGGACGGCCAGACCGGCGCCGGACTCGCCTTCGACCACGAGCAGATCCTCGCCGACGGGGTCGAGCGGGCCCGCTCGAAGATCGAGTACTCCTCGCTGGCCACCGCCTTCTGCCCGCCCGAGTTCACCGTCGGCGAGCTGCGCCGGGTCTACGAAGCCGTCTGGGGGGTCGCCCTCGACCCCCGCAACTTCCACCGCAAGGTCACCGGCACCCCCGGGTTCCTGGTCCCGGCCGGGGGTACGACGACGCGTCAGGGCGGCCGTCCCGCCCAGCTGTTCCGGGCCGGCGGGGCCACCCTGCTCAACCCGCCGATGCTGCGCCCGGAAGTCTGA
- the mvaD gene encoding diphosphomevalonate decarboxylase, which translates to MTINHNLGLAERTERPQGSLLGPGSTAVAHPNIALIKYWGKRDEELVIPYVDSLSMTLDVFPTNTTVRLDPEAQTDSVILDGRPAEGEPRRRVVVFLDLVRKLAGRTERAAVDTRNAVPTGAGLASSASGFAALAVAATAAYGLDLDPTALSRLARRGSASASRSIFGGFALCHAGQGVGEAADLSSYAEPVPLPDFDPALVVALVNAGPKAVSSRAAMRRTVETSPLYQAWATSSKGDLTDMRAALLRGDLDAVGEIAERNALGMHATMLAARPAVRYLSPATVAVLDGVLQLRKDGVAAYATMDAGPNVKVLCHPEAAPRVAETLLAAAPGCSVLTARRGPGARLRTADEQ; encoded by the coding sequence ATGACGATTAACCACAATTTGGGACTGGCGGAACGGACGGAACGGCCGCAGGGAAGCCTTCTCGGCCCCGGGTCGACCGCCGTCGCCCACCCCAACATCGCGCTGATCAAGTACTGGGGCAAGCGCGACGAGGAACTCGTCATCCCGTACGTCGACAGCCTGTCGATGACCCTCGACGTCTTCCCGACGAACACCACCGTCCGGCTCGACCCGGAGGCGCAGACCGACAGCGTCATCCTCGACGGAAGGCCCGCGGAGGGTGAGCCGCGCCGGCGCGTCGTCGTCTTCCTGGACCTGGTACGGAAGTTGGCCGGGCGTACCGAACGGGCCGCCGTCGACACCCGCAACGCCGTCCCCACCGGGGCGGGACTGGCCTCGTCGGCGAGCGGGTTCGCCGCCCTGGCCGTCGCCGCCACCGCCGCGTACGGGCTGGACCTCGACCCGACGGCGCTCTCCCGGCTCGCCCGGCGCGGCTCCGCCTCGGCCTCCCGGTCGATATTCGGCGGCTTCGCCCTGTGCCACGCGGGCCAGGGCGTCGGCGAGGCGGCGGACCTCAGCTCCTACGCCGAGCCGGTGCCCCTCCCCGACTTCGACCCCGCCCTGGTGGTCGCCCTGGTCAACGCCGGCCCCAAGGCCGTGTCCAGCCGGGCGGCGATGCGGCGGACCGTCGAGACCTCGCCGCTCTACCAGGCCTGGGCGACGTCGAGCAAGGGCGACCTGACCGACATGCGCGCGGCGCTGCTCCGCGGCGACCTCGACGCGGTGGGGGAGATCGCGGAGCGCAACGCCCTCGGCATGCACGCGACGATGCTGGCCGCGCGGCCGGCGGTGCGCTACCTGTCACCGGCCACGGTGGCCGTCCTCGACGGCGTCCTGCAGCTCCGCAAGGACGGCGTCGCGGCCTACGCGACCATGGACGCCGGACCGAACGTCAAGGTGCTCTGCCACCCCGAGGCAGCGCCCCGGGTAGCCGAAACGCTGCTGGCCGCCGCCCCCGGATGCTCGGTGCTCACTGCCCGGCGCGGTCCGGGAGCCCGGCTGCGTACGGCGGACGAACAGTGA
- a CDS encoding glycogen debranching N-terminal domain-containing protein produces MSHPVPPARVAPTRRADLPPVHGAVICVSAPCLVISPEHGQLTGQGVDGIYRAGLRLLSRCVLRVAGRDPVAVQGRSLGADRASFTATVRTGAEPGPDPDVGIERIRHADGTERITLRSYTGRPLRIPVEVSLGTDLAELADVAAGRAGPELPAAVHAAGLRWTADEAQAVTAAEPPPDDALASAGLLRWQLELRPGESRTIELRTTRDRGARAPAGQVANPLSDDARAEGDDPRAEAWLRTSVQDLGALLLRDPKQPADSYAAAGVPWRLGLAPAESLWAARMALPLGTGLAAATLRILARTQTAGRGADAGKIPGPLRGAGPQLPPGCTGTEATLAFPAVLAEARLWGMPEAEVAQLLPAAEQCLEWIRGAFGEDGFLADPDPGPRRCETQAHAHRALLLGADLLAGCGRPGAEEWRDRAAELRERFAARFWVDGPDGGRPAAALHPDGRPLPRLTGAAAHLLDTGLLGGGRLARGLLDRVRTEQLARLLGAPAMDCGWGLRSMAVREPGHNPFGYRSGAVRPYESAVAVGGLAQAGFEKEATGLLRGLLDAAEGFGYRLPEMYAAEQRTEGSAPLPHPAACRPAAVAAAAGIHVLTALAGIRPDAPAGTVALVPLPGAPLGGLRLSGLRVSGEPFAVRISRTGLGMVEEAADALQLGG; encoded by the coding sequence ATGTCCCACCCCGTACCCCCCGCCCGCGTAGCCCCCACCCGCAGGGCCGACCTGCCGCCCGTGCACGGTGCCGTCATCTGCGTCTCCGCGCCGTGCCTGGTCATCTCGCCCGAGCACGGCCAGCTCACCGGACAGGGCGTCGACGGGATCTACCGCGCCGGGCTCAGGCTGCTGTCCCGCTGCGTGCTGCGCGTCGCGGGCCGGGACCCGGTCGCGGTCCAGGGCCGCAGCCTCGGCGCCGACCGGGCCTCCTTCACCGCGACCGTCCGCACCGGAGCGGAGCCCGGTCCCGACCCCGACGTCGGGATCGAGCGGATCCGGCACGCCGACGGCACCGAGCGGATCACCCTGCGCAGCTACACCGGCCGGCCCCTGCGGATCCCGGTGGAGGTCTCGCTCGGCACCGACCTGGCGGAGCTGGCCGACGTGGCCGCCGGCCGGGCCGGGCCGGAGCTGCCCGCAGCAGTGCACGCCGCCGGACTGCGCTGGACCGCCGACGAGGCCCAGGCCGTCACCGCGGCCGAGCCGCCTCCGGACGACGCCCTGGCCTCGGCCGGGCTGCTGCGCTGGCAGCTCGAACTGCGCCCCGGCGAGTCCCGCACCATCGAGCTGCGGACCACCCGGGACCGAGGAGCCCGGGCCCCCGCCGGACAGGTGGCCAACCCGCTGTCCGACGACGCCCGCGCGGAGGGCGACGACCCGCGGGCCGAGGCATGGCTGCGCACGAGCGTGCAGGACCTGGGCGCCCTGCTGCTCAGGGATCCGAAGCAGCCGGCCGACAGCTACGCGGCGGCCGGAGTGCCGTGGAGGCTCGGGCTGGCCCCGGCGGAGTCCCTGTGGGCCGCCCGCATGGCGCTCCCACTCGGCACCGGACTGGCCGCCGCGACCCTGCGGATCCTGGCCCGGACCCAGACCGCAGGGCGGGGCGCCGACGCGGGGAAGATCCCGGGGCCGCTCCGGGGTGCGGGGCCGCAGCTGCCCCCGGGGTGCACCGGGACCGAGGCGACGCTCGCCTTCCCCGCGGTGCTCGCCGAAGCCCGGCTCTGGGGGATGCCCGAGGCGGAGGTGGCCCAGCTGCTGCCCGCCGCCGAGCAGTGCCTGGAGTGGATCCGGGGCGCCTTCGGGGAGGACGGCTTCCTGGCCGATCCCGATCCGGGACCCCGGCGCTGTGAAACCCAGGCCCACGCCCACCGCGCCCTGCTCCTCGGCGCCGACCTGCTCGCCGGGTGCGGGAGGCCCGGAGCCGAGGAGTGGCGGGACCGGGCGGCCGAACTGCGGGAGCGGTTCGCAGCCCGCTTCTGGGTCGACGGCCCCGACGGCGGCCGGCCCGCGGCGGCCCTGCATCCCGACGGGCGGCCCCTGCCCCGGCTGACGGGGGCCGCCGCCCACCTGCTGGACACCGGGCTGCTCGGCGGCGGCCGGCTCGCGCGCGGGCTGCTCGACCGGGTCCGCACCGAGCAACTTGCCCGGCTGCTGGGAGCCCCCGCCATGGACTGCGGCTGGGGGCTGCGCAGCATGGCGGTCCGTGAGCCGGGGCACAACCCGTTCGGGTACCGCTCGGGCGCGGTGCGACCGTACGAGAGCGCGGTCGCCGTGGGCGGCCTGGCCCAGGCGGGCTTCGAGAAGGAGGCCACGGGGCTGCTCCGGGGCCTGCTGGACGCGGCGGAGGGCTTCGGCTACCGCCTCCCGGAGATGTACGCGGCCGAGCAGCGCACCGAGGGCAGTGCTCCGCTTCCGCATCCGGCGGCCTGCCGGCCGGCGGCGGTCGCGGCGGCCGCGGGGATCCACGTACTGACCGCGCTGGCCGGTATCCGTCCGGACGCCCCCGCCGGCACGGTCGCCCTCGTACCGCTCCCCGGGGCTCCGCTCGGCGGGCTCCGCCTCTCAGGGCTGCGGGTTTCGGGGGAACCCTTCGCCGTCCGGATCAGCCGGACGGGCCTGGGCATGGTGGAGGAGGCCGCCGATGCACTGCAACTGGGCGGGTAG
- a CDS encoding hydroxymethylglutaryl-CoA synthase, whose product MPRDLAVGIHDLSFATGQLVLTHETLAAHNGTELGKYHVGIGQRSMSVPAADEDIVTMGAAAAAPVLARHGADRIRTVVFATESSVDQAKAAGIHVHSLLSMPSATRVVELKQACYGGTAALQFAIGLVHRDPSQQVLVIASDVSKYELDQPGEATQGAAAVAMLISADPALVRIEEPSGVFTADIMDFWRPNYLTTALVDGKESVSAYLQAMDGAWKDYTEQGGRAFEEFAAFCYHQPFTKMAHKAHRALLETCGREVDEAEVVRAVGRTTAYNEDIGNSYTASVYLGLAALLDNADDLTGQAIGLLSYGSGSVAEFFAGVPVPGYRAHLRSEQHREAIAGRREIGYADYRERHEQAFPVDGGDHPAPRETTGPYRLAGLFGHKRVYEPR is encoded by the coding sequence ATGCCCAGGGACCTCGCGGTCGGAATCCACGACCTTTCCTTCGCCACCGGCCAGCTCGTCCTCACGCACGAGACGCTGGCCGCCCACAACGGCACCGAGCTGGGCAAGTACCACGTGGGCATCGGCCAGCGGTCGATGAGCGTGCCCGCCGCCGACGAGGACATCGTGACGATGGGGGCTGCCGCTGCCGCCCCCGTCCTCGCCCGGCACGGCGCCGACCGGATCCGTACGGTCGTCTTCGCCACCGAGTCCTCCGTCGACCAGGCGAAGGCGGCTGGCATCCACGTGCACTCGCTGCTGTCGATGCCCTCCGCCACCCGCGTCGTCGAGCTCAAGCAGGCCTGCTACGGGGGGACCGCGGCCCTGCAGTTCGCCATCGGGCTCGTCCACCGCGACCCCTCGCAGCAGGTCCTCGTGATCGCGAGCGACGTCTCGAAGTACGAGCTGGACCAGCCGGGCGAGGCCACCCAGGGGGCCGCGGCGGTGGCCATGCTGATCAGCGCGGACCCCGCTCTGGTGCGCATCGAGGAGCCGTCGGGGGTGTTCACCGCCGACATCATGGATTTCTGGCGGCCGAACTACCTCACCACCGCCCTGGTCGACGGGAAGGAGTCCGTCTCCGCGTACCTGCAGGCCATGGACGGTGCGTGGAAGGATTACACCGAGCAAGGCGGCCGTGCGTTCGAGGAGTTCGCGGCGTTCTGCTACCACCAGCCGTTCACGAAGATGGCCCACAAGGCTCACCGGGCCCTGCTCGAGACCTGCGGGCGGGAAGTCGACGAGGCCGAGGTCGTCCGCGCCGTCGGGCGGACGACGGCCTACAACGAGGACATCGGAAACAGTTACACCGCATCCGTGTACCTCGGGCTGGCCGCCCTGCTCGACAACGCCGACGATCTGACCGGGCAGGCCATCGGCCTGCTCAGCTACGGGTCGGGCAGCGTCGCCGAGTTCTTCGCCGGAGTCCCGGTCCCGGGCTACCGCGCGCACCTGCGCTCCGAGCAGCACCGAGAGGCGATCGCCGGGCGCCGGGAGATCGGCTACGCCGACTACCGGGAACGCCACGAGCAGGCCTTCCCGGTCGACGGCGGCGACCACCCCGCGCCGAGGGAGACCACCGGGCCGTACCGGCTGGCCGGGCTGTTCGGGCACAAGCGGGTGTACGAGCCGAGGTAG
- a CDS encoding mevalonate kinase, which translates to MTLTNAQTYPDRTAAPGDMDLEEGRIGWGRAHAKAILLGEHAVVYGAPALAIPVPQLPVTATARRLRCSDEGADRISFAMAGPGPGAVTALAADGLRCLLPDFKAITGVDGHVCVDVIIDCAIPQGRGLGSSAACARAAVLALADLFDRRLDAREVFDLVQASEKVAHGRSSGIDALATGATSPLLFRSGTARELPVPMPGYAPGHSAAHPAAHPAGHSPERTDGDAGEGPPSYAFDGLFVLADSGVSGSTKEAVELLWRKFERSAQTQADFILGASRLTRAAARDLAHGRTSDFGARMTENHKLLHELGLSTDRIDGLVEAALAAGSLGAKISGGGLGGCVIALAAEPRQAEATVRSLHEAGAVRTWVVPTGRFANHDD; encoded by the coding sequence ATGACGCTGACGAATGCGCAGACGTATCCCGACCGCACTGCCGCCCCGGGTGACATGGACCTCGAAGAGGGCCGGATCGGATGGGGGCGCGCCCACGCGAAGGCCATTCTGCTCGGCGAGCACGCCGTCGTCTACGGCGCTCCGGCGCTGGCCATTCCGGTCCCGCAATTGCCGGTGACCGCGACCGCCAGGCGATTGCGGTGTTCCGACGAAGGCGCGGACAGGATCTCCTTCGCCATGGCGGGTCCGGGGCCGGGGGCGGTCACGGCGCTTGCCGCGGACGGCCTGCGGTGCCTGCTCCCGGACTTCAAGGCGATCACGGGTGTCGACGGCCACGTGTGTGTCGACGTGATCATCGACTGCGCGATCCCGCAGGGCCGCGGGCTCGGCTCCAGCGCCGCCTGCGCCCGGGCGGCCGTGCTGGCCCTGGCGGACCTCTTCGACCGCCGGCTGGACGCCCGCGAGGTGTTCGATCTCGTGCAGGCTTCGGAGAAGGTGGCGCACGGCAGGTCGAGCGGCATCGACGCGCTCGCCACCGGCGCGACGTCTCCCCTCCTCTTCCGCTCCGGCACCGCCCGGGAACTGCCCGTGCCCATGCCGGGGTACGCCCCCGGGCATTCCGCCGCTCATCCCGCCGCTCATCCCGCCGGGCATTCCCCCGAGCGGACCGACGGCGACGCCGGTGAAGGCCCCCCGTCCTACGCGTTCGACGGGCTGTTCGTCCTCGCGGACAGCGGGGTCAGCGGCAGCACCAAGGAGGCGGTCGAGCTCCTGTGGCGGAAGTTCGAGCGCAGCGCGCAAACGCAGGCGGACTTCATCCTCGGCGCCTCGCGCCTGACCCGTGCCGCCGCACGCGACCTCGCGCACGGCCGAACAAGCGACTTCGGCGCACGCATGACAGAAAACCACAAGCTGCTGCACGAGTTGGGGCTCAGTACGGACCGGATCGACGGGCTGGTCGAGGCCGCTCTGGCGGCCGGCAGCCTGGGCGCCAAGATCAGCGGCGGCGGACTGGGCGGCTGCGTGATCGCGCTGGCCGCAGAGCCGCGCCAGGCAGAGGCGACCGTCCGGAGCCTCCACGAAGCCGGCGCCGTCCGTACCTGGGTAGTCCCGACGGGAAGGTTTGCAAACCATGACGATTAA